One part of the Epinephelus fuscoguttatus linkage group LG12, E.fuscoguttatus.final_Chr_v1 genome encodes these proteins:
- the ccdc15 gene encoding coiled-coil domain-containing protein 15: MSATRRMTATSCRCKASVSRTKEPPAPRGANKVLAERNPAVVAVGAWVEGGQDFLEHPSALALLTEEIQAEKRRENEESLRRFQDEVRHRVAQQAQVSKKRWQPQTDSVMKPDRRTPQQQYQGWTQHVSDGETLMSAGGVAQQRVTERSSQESSGGMRQVRLRLAACRMISHGEMNSDLPGGEWNISPSTHRAGSHVLRAEQEEEDVQEEEEEEEEEEEDHYLFTSQHECPLVQQKVSGPVSWDADKSQPDPDFKSSLRVSQALWPLTNQEELKRQRQSQFLMHRRLYMNMEREQVKENKQNRKHLKRTARIKAEKEQSRLEEERKLERVRQLAEARQKLEERELLILERLKLEEEERVVELQRRRMRREEKGKVAVRYIEALRAQMKERLSQEKLEPPPLCCCASSFWDSHPDTCANNCVFHNNPRAYAKALHSTLLSLEVQ, encoded by the exons ATGAGTGCCACCCGGCGGATGACAGCGACAAGCTGCAGGTGTAAAGCTTCAGTCAGCCGGACGAAGGAGCCCCCAGCCCCCAGAGGAGCCAACAAGGTGCTGGCTGAGAGGAACCcggcggtggtggcggtgggAGCCTGGGTGGAGGGCGGACAAGACTTCCTGGAGCACCCGTCT GCTCTGGCTTTGCTAACCGAGGAGATCCAggcagagaagaggagggagaatGAAGAGAGCCTCCGACGATTTCAGGATGAAGTACGCCATCGTGTGGCACAGCAGGCTCAAGTCAGCAAGAAGAGATGGCAGCCTCAGACGGACTCAGTG ATGAAACCTGACAGGAGAACCCCACAACAGCAGTATCAGGGCTGGACCCAGCATGTGTCTGATGGTGAGACACTGATGTCTGCAGGAGGAGTTGCACAACAGCGAGTGACAGAGAGGAGCTCTCAGGAG TCTAGTGGGGGCATGAGGCAGGTCAGACTCAGACTGGCCGCCTGTCGGATGATCTCGCACGGGGAAATGAATTCAGATCTTCCTGGAGGCGAATGGAACATCTCTCCCAGCACACAT AGAGCCGGATCTCATGTGCTGAgagcagagcaggaggaggaggatgttcaggaggaagaagaagaagaagaggaggaagaggaggatcaTTATCTCTTTACCAGTCAACACGAATGTCCCCTTGTTCAGCAGAAG gtgaGCGGACCTGTGTCGTGGGATGCTGACAAATCACAGCCTGATCCTGATTTCAAGTCCAGCCTCCGAGTCTCACAGGCCCTGTGGCCTCTGACTAACCAAGAGGAACTGAAAAGACAG CGTCAGTCTCAGTTCCTGATGCACCGCCGTCTGTACATGAACATGGAGAGAGAGCAAGTGAAGGAGAACAAGCAGAACAGGAAACACCTGAAGAGGACAGCAAG GATCAAAGCGGAGAAAGAACAGAGCCGtctggaggaagagagaaagctGGAGAGAGTTCGGCAGCTGGCGGAGGCCCGACagaagctggaggagagagagctgctgattCTGGAGCGGCtgaagctggaggaggaggagagagtggtggagctgcagaggaggaggatgagaagagaggaaaaagggaAAGTAGCTGTGAG GTACATTGAGGCTCTGAGAGCTCAGATGAAAGAGCGACTGTCTCAGGAGAAGCTGGAGCcgcctcctctctgctgctgtgcgTCCTCGTTCTGGGACTCTCACCCCGACACCTGTGCTAACAACTGTGTCTTCCATAACAATCCCAGAG CGTACGCCAAGGCGTTACATTCAACACTGTTGAGTTTGGAGGTACAGTAA